A region from the Gemmatimonas sp. genome encodes:
- a CDS encoding sigma 54-interacting transcriptional regulator has product MAALRDDIDWLPHADRAVRAHAGGSALDGHILALFDANARMLAATGDPNALEGLAEINFRPGALWSEEAVGTNGPGTALALARAVHIVGAEHFCERWHGWHCAAAPIRDPLTQEVLGVLDLSGLRERAHPHTLSLASAIAVALEQRLVARESERRVTLLRRFGALVGQYPGDAILVVDRAGEIIASSSPAERLVRRLAASGRDATDALRRISTASDVDRRALNGTARKRGRNLPSQSTVRDATHPLLGATAAVHAMHDGRTPIGACVVLPAGQARGHRPEAARNVVARSPRAVANPTTPSAVVTPVVTARGPSTVRYTMDALFGRAAVLDDVRRFARACARTDLPVLLLGESGTGKEVVAQGIHAASPRAHAPFVAVNCAALPRELVESELFGHVAGAFSGARRDGAIGKFEAADGGTLFLDEIGELPPAAQASLLRVLQEGEITRLGATAGRRVDVRIIAATSRDITNAIASGTLRDDLYHRLNVLTIALPPLRTRHGDAVLLAEYFLGQTRGTLARDFSPRVRTAFERYRWPGNVRELENLLKRLAALAEGPTITEEILPAALREVVDAAPPAAVDVTDVSAFDALDDTAAAVESHRQALRARYATLIAGHATMSDAAKSIGITRSTLYRRLQRIGLAPGRGVRDSS; this is encoded by the coding sequence TTGGCTGCGCTGCGTGACGATATCGACTGGTTGCCGCATGCTGATCGCGCCGTACGGGCGCACGCCGGTGGTTCGGCGCTCGATGGGCATATCCTCGCGCTGTTCGACGCCAATGCGCGCATGCTCGCCGCGACCGGCGACCCGAACGCCCTCGAAGGATTGGCCGAGATCAATTTTCGGCCGGGCGCGCTCTGGAGTGAGGAAGCCGTCGGTACGAACGGCCCGGGGACCGCGCTCGCGCTCGCGCGTGCCGTGCACATCGTCGGGGCCGAACACTTCTGCGAACGTTGGCATGGCTGGCACTGTGCCGCTGCCCCCATTCGCGATCCGCTCACGCAGGAAGTGCTCGGCGTCCTTGACCTCTCCGGCCTGCGCGAGAGGGCGCATCCCCACACGCTGTCGTTGGCCAGCGCCATCGCCGTGGCGCTCGAGCAGCGGCTCGTGGCCCGCGAATCGGAACGTCGCGTCACCTTGCTCCGCCGATTCGGTGCCCTCGTCGGACAGTACCCCGGAGACGCGATCCTCGTGGTGGATCGCGCCGGGGAAATCATCGCGTCGTCGTCGCCGGCCGAGCGACTGGTTCGTCGTCTGGCGGCATCCGGCCGCGATGCCACCGACGCCTTGCGCCGCATCAGCACTGCATCGGACGTGGACCGGCGCGCGCTGAATGGCACGGCGCGCAAGCGCGGTCGGAATCTGCCGAGCCAGTCGACGGTGCGCGACGCGACGCATCCGCTGCTCGGAGCTACGGCGGCCGTCCATGCCATGCACGATGGACGAACGCCCATCGGCGCCTGCGTCGTGCTGCCGGCCGGCCAAGCGCGCGGCCATCGACCAGAGGCGGCGCGCAATGTTGTCGCTCGCTCACCGAGGGCGGTGGCGAATCCCACGACGCCTTCTGCGGTGGTGACGCCGGTCGTGACCGCGCGCGGCCCGTCGACCGTGCGCTACACGATGGACGCGCTGTTCGGGCGCGCGGCGGTGCTCGACGACGTGCGGCGATTCGCCCGCGCCTGCGCCCGGACCGATTTACCGGTCCTCTTGCTCGGCGAGTCGGGCACGGGCAAAGAAGTGGTCGCCCAAGGCATTCATGCGGCGAGTCCGCGAGCGCACGCGCCGTTCGTTGCTGTGAATTGTGCGGCGTTGCCCCGCGAACTGGTCGAGAGCGAACTGTTTGGCCATGTGGCTGGCGCCTTCTCGGGCGCGCGGCGCGACGGCGCCATTGGCAAGTTCGAAGCGGCCGACGGTGGCACGCTGTTCCTCGACGAAATCGGTGAGCTGCCGCCCGCGGCGCAGGCGTCCTTGTTGCGCGTGTTGCAGGAGGGTGAGATTACGCGCTTGGGCGCGACCGCCGGACGCCGTGTGGACGTGCGTATCATCGCGGCCACCAGCCGCGACATCACGAACGCGATCGCGAGCGGCACCCTGCGCGATGATCTGTATCATCGACTCAATGTGCTCACCATCGCGTTGCCTCCGTTGCGGACGCGACACGGCGACGCCGTGTTGTTGGCCGAGTATTTTCTCGGGCAGACCCGCGGCACGCTTGCCCGGGACTTCTCGCCGCGGGTTCGCACCGCGTTCGAGCGGTATCGGTGGCCCGGCAACGTGCGCGAGCTCGAGAATCTCCTGAAGCGGTTGGCGGCCCTGGCCGAAGGCCCGACGATTACCGAGGAGATCTTGCCGGCTGCACTGCGTGAGGTCGTCGACGCCGCACCACCAGCGGCGGTCGACGTCACCGACGTGTCGGCATTCGACGCCCTCGACGACACGGCGGCCGCGGTCGAATCCCATCGGCAGGCGCTGCGCGCGCGTTACGCCACGCTGATCGCCGGACATGCGACGATGAGCGACGCCGCGAAGTCCATCGGGATCACCCGCAGCACACTCTATCGGCGACTGCAGCGCATCGGTCTCGCGCCCGGTCGAGGCGTGCGCGATTCGTCGTAG
- the rseP gene encoding RIP metalloprotease RseP yields MSSITPYIAPLLVFGLVVFVHELGHFLAAKLTGVYAPVFSLGWGNRLFGVRHGETDYRVSLIPLGGFVRMASQDDESMAGIEGGTDRGSLAAAIERPADVAPALWDANSMAPFGPKAVPADRWVENKSTSARVFILSAGVMMNILLTLVVSTSIYYRAGNTYVPAVIDSVVPGAPAAIAGLTGGDRIVGINGHPIRAWDEVLDEVAPVTSGTLSVEIQRGESRFTKELTPQTAVIDDPVTGAKKTVGRIGIQVRAATVNEKLSLVGAMTAGGDATWRMAKSVASVLGGLASGQVSAKNLGGPIQIARTSVQAAKSGPETLWSLIAFLSLNIAILNLVPIPVLDGGQILMVLAERIKGSAFSARVREGFARVGVLAVLALIVLVTFNDLRNLFTK; encoded by the coding sequence ATGTCCTCGATTACGCCGTACATCGCACCGTTGCTCGTCTTCGGTCTGGTCGTTTTTGTCCACGAGCTCGGGCACTTCCTTGCGGCGAAACTGACGGGCGTCTACGCGCCGGTGTTTTCGCTCGGGTGGGGCAATCGGCTGTTCGGCGTGCGCCACGGAGAAACCGATTACCGCGTGTCGCTGATTCCGCTCGGCGGATTTGTGCGCATGGCCAGCCAGGATGACGAGTCCATGGCGGGGATCGAAGGTGGCACCGATCGTGGCTCGCTCGCCGCCGCGATCGAACGCCCAGCCGATGTGGCACCGGCGTTGTGGGATGCCAACTCCATGGCCCCGTTCGGCCCCAAGGCCGTTCCGGCCGATCGCTGGGTGGAGAACAAGTCCACGTCGGCCCGCGTGTTCATTTTATCGGCCGGCGTGATGATGAACATCCTGCTCACGCTCGTTGTCTCCACCAGCATCTACTACCGCGCCGGCAACACGTACGTGCCGGCGGTGATCGACTCCGTGGTCCCGGGCGCGCCGGCGGCGATCGCCGGACTCACTGGAGGGGATCGCATTGTCGGAATCAACGGGCATCCGATCCGCGCGTGGGATGAGGTGCTCGACGAAGTTGCCCCGGTCACGTCGGGCACGCTGAGCGTCGAGATCCAGCGCGGCGAGTCGCGTTTCACCAAGGAACTCACGCCGCAGACGGCGGTGATCGATGATCCCGTGACTGGCGCCAAGAAGACGGTCGGACGCATCGGCATTCAGGTGCGCGCCGCCACGGTGAATGAGAAGCTGAGTCTGGTCGGCGCGATGACGGCGGGCGGTGATGCGACGTGGCGCATGGCCAAGAGCGTCGCGTCGGTGTTGGGCGGCCTCGCCTCGGGACAGGTGTCCGCGAAGAACCTGGGCGGACCGATTCAGATCGCGCGCACGTCGGTGCAGGCCGCGAAGAGCGGTCCGGAAACTCTCTGGTCGCTCATCGCTTTCTTGAGCCTCAACATTGCCATCCTGAATCTCGTGCCGATCCCTGTCCTCGACGGCGGACAGATTCTCATGGTGCTCGCCGAACGCATAAAGGGCAGCGCGTTCAGCGCCCGTGTACGGGAGGGCTTTGCACGCGTCGGCGTACTGGCGGTGCTCGCCTTGATCGTGCTCGTCACGTTCAACGATCTGCGTAATCTGTTCACGAAGTGA
- the dxr gene encoding 1-deoxy-D-xylulose-5-phosphate reductoisomerase has product MMPEGRSAATRETPAGVAILGSTGSIGTSALRVLARQRERFVPVALTANANMAALAEQVATWLPAFVGLVQPHTDAPDGWGVGAECLVAAATHPDARIVINAVVGAAGLPATLAALRMGKRVALANKETLVVAGAIVTDTARRYGGELVPVDSEHSAILQCLAGRQPHEVRRLVLTASGGPFRTWPAERIAAATVTDALKHPTWQMGSKITIDSATLANKALEVIEAHHLFGVPYDQIDVVVHPQSIIHSFVEFVDGSVLAQMGVPSMELPILYALTYPERVPDSGVPSFDPVALGSLSFETVRYRDFPMLQLGIDAGRRGGAAPAVFNAANEVAVAHFLAGRLSFSGIAERVSAALYEFADAPGASLEELLRADAAARDHVNAQVGC; this is encoded by the coding sequence ATGATGCCCGAGGGCCGTTCCGCGGCGACGAGGGAGACACCGGCCGGCGTCGCGATTCTCGGATCGACCGGATCCATCGGGACCAGTGCGCTTCGGGTGCTGGCCCGCCAGCGTGAGCGCTTCGTGCCGGTGGCGCTTACGGCCAACGCCAACATGGCCGCGCTCGCTGAGCAGGTCGCGACGTGGCTGCCAGCCTTTGTTGGTCTGGTGCAACCGCACACGGACGCGCCGGATGGCTGGGGGGTTGGCGCGGAATGCCTCGTGGCGGCGGCGACGCACCCCGATGCCCGGATCGTGATCAATGCCGTGGTGGGCGCGGCTGGTTTGCCCGCCACCTTGGCTGCCCTTCGCATGGGGAAGCGGGTCGCCCTGGCGAACAAGGAGACGCTGGTCGTGGCTGGCGCGATCGTGACGGACACCGCGCGCAGATATGGCGGCGAGTTGGTGCCGGTCGACAGCGAACATTCGGCCATCCTGCAGTGTCTGGCGGGCCGTCAGCCGCACGAAGTCCGTCGACTGGTGCTCACGGCCTCCGGAGGCCCATTTCGCACGTGGCCGGCCGAACGCATCGCGGCCGCCACGGTCACGGACGCGCTCAAGCATCCGACGTGGCAGATGGGCAGCAAGATCACCATCGACAGCGCCACCCTCGCGAACAAGGCACTCGAGGTGATCGAGGCGCACCATTTGTTCGGCGTGCCGTACGACCAGATCGATGTCGTGGTACATCCGCAAAGCATCATCCACTCGTTTGTGGAGTTCGTAGACGGCAGCGTGCTGGCCCAGATGGGCGTCCCGTCCATGGAACTGCCCATCCTGTACGCCCTCACGTATCCGGAACGCGTTCCGGATTCCGGCGTACCATCCTTCGATCCTGTCGCGCTTGGCAGCCTGAGCTTCGAAACCGTGAGGTATAGGGATTTCCCTATGCTGCAGCTCGGAATCGACGCCGGCCGGCGTGGCGGGGCCGCGCCGGCGGTGTTCAATGCGGCCAACGAGGTCGCTGTCGCACATTTTTTGGCCGGTCGACTCAGCTTCTCGGGAATCGCCGAGCGCGTGTCGGCTGCGCTGTACGAGTTTGCTGACGCGCCGGGCGCGTCCCTCGAGGAACTGCTTCGAGCGGATGCGGCGGCGCGCGACCACGTGAATGCCCAGGTGGGGTGCTGA
- a CDS encoding phosphatidate cytidylyltransferase, translating into MNELARRAVVALIGAPIALGIIWLGGAPLATLAGALSGVAAWEYYRIAREGGTTPMSVVGIVLSALIPIAVHAQHLGVFAVPLVVWILVPLFVLALSIWMRGVGGKPLGAAATTIFGALYTGGTLSYVYALRYFGYAVGDTAGALVVIMPVVLTWASDTGAYFTGRVFGGPKLIPSVSPAKTVSGAVGAVIATVGACAAFVHFLLKPQAQLAFSPTGLIIFAVCISVTAQIGDLTESLLKREAGVKDSGTLFPGHGGVLDRLDSLFFVLPVTYALYYALLLPAPGA; encoded by the coding sequence GTGAACGAACTGGCCCGGCGCGCCGTAGTCGCCCTCATCGGAGCGCCGATCGCGCTCGGAATCATCTGGCTCGGCGGCGCGCCGCTCGCTACCCTGGCCGGCGCGCTCTCTGGCGTCGCGGCATGGGAGTACTATCGCATCGCCCGTGAGGGAGGCACCACGCCGATGAGCGTGGTCGGCATCGTGCTGTCGGCGCTCATCCCGATCGCCGTGCACGCGCAGCATCTCGGCGTGTTTGCGGTGCCGCTCGTGGTGTGGATCCTCGTGCCGCTGTTCGTGTTGGCGCTGTCGATCTGGATGCGTGGCGTCGGCGGCAAGCCACTTGGTGCCGCCGCCACGACAATCTTCGGCGCGCTGTATACTGGCGGCACGCTGAGTTATGTCTACGCACTGCGCTACTTCGGCTACGCGGTCGGTGACACGGCGGGTGCGCTCGTGGTGATCATGCCCGTCGTGCTCACGTGGGCCAGCGACACGGGTGCGTACTTCACGGGTCGCGTTTTCGGTGGTCCGAAGCTGATCCCGTCGGTGAGCCCGGCCAAGACCGTTTCCGGCGCCGTCGGTGCGGTGATCGCCACGGTTGGCGCTTGTGCCGCGTTCGTGCATTTCCTGCTCAAGCCGCAGGCGCAGCTTGCCTTCAGTCCCACCGGGCTGATTATCTTCGCCGTCTGCATCAGCGTGACGGCGCAGATCGGAGATCTCACGGAGTCGTTGCTCAAGCGCGAAGCCGGCGTGAAGGACAGCGGTACGCTGTTCCCGGGCCACGGTGGCGTGCTCGATCGCCTCGACTCGCTGTTTTTTGTGCTGCCCGTAACGTACGCGCTCTACTACGCGCTATTGCTCCCGGCTCCCGGCGCATGA
- a CDS encoding isoprenyl transferase produces the protein MADTETDLLARIRVHGAVPRHIAIIMDGNGRWARERHMPRPFGHRSGMKAVRAVVEGCLEAGVEWLSLFAFSQENWQRPETEVSALMSLLEEFIAREADDLHQQGVRVRVHGDLDRLSGPAAAAVERVMRITETGTRLGLNLFISYGGRAELVRAARLMAEDVQAGRLSPDAITEEEFRARLFTADCPDPDLLIRTSGEQRLSNFLLWQVAYAELYISAVLWPDFGRSALYEAIGDFQRRDRRYGRVST, from the coding sequence ATGGCTGACACCGAAACCGATCTGCTGGCGCGCATTCGCGTGCATGGCGCGGTGCCGCGGCATATCGCGATCATCATGGACGGCAACGGTCGCTGGGCGCGTGAACGTCACATGCCCCGGCCGTTCGGCCATCGGTCCGGGATGAAGGCGGTGCGCGCGGTGGTCGAGGGATGTCTCGAAGCAGGTGTCGAGTGGTTGTCGCTCTTTGCCTTCTCGCAGGAGAATTGGCAGCGGCCGGAGACGGAAGTTTCGGCCCTCATGTCGCTGCTGGAAGAGTTCATTGCCCGCGAAGCGGACGACCTGCACCAGCAGGGCGTTCGCGTTCGTGTTCATGGCGATCTCGATCGCCTGAGTGGTCCTGCCGCCGCCGCGGTCGAGCGCGTTATGCGTATCACCGAGACCGGGACACGACTGGGTCTCAATCTGTTCATTTCGTACGGCGGTCGCGCCGAGTTGGTGCGCGCGGCGCGTTTGATGGCGGAAGATGTGCAGGCCGGTCGGCTCTCGCCGGACGCTATCACTGAAGAAGAATTCCGCGCACGCCTGTTCACGGCCGACTGTCCCGATCCTGATCTCCTGATCCGGACGTCGGGAGAACAGCGGCTCTCGAACTTCCTGCTCTGGCAGGTCGCCTACGCCGAACTATACATCTCCGCCGTGCTGTGGCCGGACTTCGGACGCTCGGCGTTGTACGAAGCCATTGGCGATTTTCAGCGTCGTGATCGACGCTATGGGCGCGTCAGTACCTGA
- the frr gene encoding ribosome recycling factor codes for MSTIAQILKDTKSGMEKALEASKRDFAGIRTGKASPNMLDTIKVEAYGSLVPLNQVAQVSAPEPRILLVTPFDKGQAKVIEKAIRESELGLDPAHQGGVIRVPLPSMNEQRRKELVKVLSKLAEDGRIAIRHARTDARDKVKKLDGVSEDDKKHAEKDLQKAHDECIGKLETLLKTKEAEIMEV; via the coding sequence ATGAGCACTATTGCGCAGATCCTGAAGGACACGAAGAGCGGGATGGAAAAGGCCCTCGAGGCCTCGAAGCGCGACTTCGCCGGCATTCGCACCGGCAAGGCGTCGCCGAACATGTTGGACACCATCAAGGTCGAGGCCTACGGCTCGCTGGTGCCACTGAATCAGGTGGCGCAGGTGTCCGCCCCCGAACCGCGTATCCTGCTCGTCACGCCGTTCGATAAGGGCCAGGCGAAGGTGATCGAGAAGGCGATTCGCGAGTCCGAACTTGGCCTCGATCCGGCGCACCAAGGCGGCGTGATTCGCGTGCCATTGCCCTCGATGAACGAACAGCGCCGCAAGGAGCTGGTCAAAGTGCTGAGCAAGCTGGCGGAAGATGGCCGCATCGCAATCCGTCATGCCCGTACCGACGCCCGCGACAAGGTCAAGAAGCTTGACGGCGTCTCTGAAGACGACAAGAAGCATGCGGAGAAGGACCTGCAGAAAGCGCACGACGAGTGCATCGGCAAGCTTGAGACGCTGCTGAAGACGAAGGAAGCCGAGATCATGGAGGTTTGA
- the pyrH gene encoding UMP kinase, with protein sequence MGAADRKYTRILLKLSGEALAGDRGVGFDFERIGSFADQIVEVARMGVQLGLVIGGGNIVRGTQLSQMGMDRVGADYMGMLGTVINAMAMQDVLEKKGLDTRVMTAIRMEELAEPYIRRRALRHFEKGRTVIFAAGTGNPYFSTDTAAVLRAIQMKADVIIKATSVDGVYSADPKKDPNATMYESISYRDVMLEELRVMDQTAITLCKENQLPLIVLNLHTPGAIARAINGERVGTLVS encoded by the coding sequence GTGGGCGCCGCGGACAGGAAGTACACGCGCATTCTGCTCAAGCTCTCCGGTGAAGCACTCGCCGGAGATCGCGGCGTCGGTTTCGATTTTGAACGCATCGGATCCTTCGCGGACCAGATCGTTGAAGTGGCGCGCATGGGCGTGCAACTCGGTCTGGTCATCGGAGGCGGCAACATCGTGCGCGGCACGCAACTCTCCCAGATGGGAATGGATCGTGTTGGCGCCGATTACATGGGCATGCTCGGCACGGTCATCAATGCGATGGCCATGCAGGATGTGCTCGAGAAAAAGGGGCTCGACACGCGCGTCATGACGGCGATCCGCATGGAAGAGTTGGCCGAGCCCTACATTCGCCGGCGCGCACTGCGCCATTTCGAGAAGGGGCGTACGGTCATCTTTGCCGCCGGCACGGGTAATCCGTATTTTTCGACGGACACGGCGGCGGTGCTACGGGCCATCCAGATGAAGGCGGATGTCATCATCAAGGCCACCAGCGTCGACGGCGTGTATTCGGCGGACCCGAAGAAGGATCCGAACGCCACGATGTACGAGTCGATCAGTTATCGCGATGTGATGCTCGAAGAGCTCCGCGTCATGGACCAGACGGCCATCACGCTGTGCAAAGAGAATCAGTTGCCGCTGATCGTGCTGAACCTTCACACGCCAGGCGCGATCGCACGCGCCATCAACGGCGAACGCGTGGGGACACTGGTTTCATGA
- the tsf gene encoding translation elongation factor Ts: MTTVITAKAVSELRQRTGAGMMDCKKALEENGGDMDASVEYLRKKGIAKAEKRADRSTSEGIIGGEIFNHGRSGVLVEVACETDFVARNEDFGKVVAQLVAQRVHSTAADVETFLSEPFAADASQTVAEFVKIASSKTGEAVNVKHVARFDAGENGVVGMYRHHNGKLATLVQVTASTPEVAAHESTLQLVKFIAEHIAASAPLAVDRNGVPAEKIESEKRIAEEQARETGKPEAMIEKIATGKIEAFLKDVTLLPQAWVRDPAITIAALVKDHAERAGGSITVDRFARLQLGAE; this comes from the coding sequence ATGACCACGGTGATCACCGCGAAGGCTGTTTCGGAACTCCGCCAGCGCACCGGCGCCGGCATGATGGATTGCAAGAAGGCGCTCGAGGAGAATGGCGGCGATATGGACGCCTCCGTCGAGTACCTCCGCAAGAAGGGTATTGCAAAGGCCGAGAAGCGTGCCGATCGCTCCACGAGCGAAGGCATCATCGGCGGCGAGATCTTCAACCACGGCCGCTCCGGCGTGCTCGTCGAAGTCGCGTGCGAGACGGACTTTGTCGCGCGCAACGAAGATTTCGGCAAGGTCGTCGCGCAGCTCGTTGCGCAGCGCGTGCATTCCACCGCGGCCGATGTCGAAACCTTCCTGAGCGAGCCGTTCGCGGCTGATGCGTCGCAGACGGTGGCCGAGTTCGTGAAGATCGCGTCGTCGAAGACGGGCGAAGCCGTAAATGTCAAGCACGTCGCGCGCTTCGATGCCGGCGAGAATGGCGTGGTCGGCATGTACCGCCATCACAATGGCAAGCTGGCCACGCTCGTCCAGGTGACGGCCTCGACGCCGGAAGTCGCGGCCCACGAGTCCACGCTGCAGCTGGTCAAGTTCATCGCCGAGCACATCGCGGCGTCGGCACCGCTCGCCGTCGATCGCAACGGGGTACCTGCCGAGAAGATCGAGAGCGAGAAGCGCATTGCCGAGGAGCAGGCGCGTGAGACGGGCAAGCCGGAAGCGATGATCGAGAAGATCGCGACGGGCAAGATCGAAGCGTTCCTCAAGGACGTGACGTTGCTTCCACAGGCCTGGGTGCGCGATCCGGCCATCACCATCGCGGCGCTGGTCAAGGACCACGCCGAGCGCGCGGGTGGTTCGATCACGGTCGATCGCTTCGCTCGCCTGCAGCTCGGCGCCGAGTGA
- the rpsB gene encoding 30S ribosomal protein S2, producing MTTPSLEQLLAAGVHFGHQTRRWNPKMRRFIFAERNGIHIIDLQKTLRQIELAQKLVREVVLRGENVLFVCTKRQLAAIVKAEAERCGGMFVTERWLGGMLTNFQTVKKQVKKLKDLEAGTEDGTLANYTKKEQLLMSRQREKLGKYLSGIKTMNRLPGLLFIIDSKKERIAVSEANKLGVPIVAIVDTNADPDLITVPIAGNDDAIRSVELIAKVIADTIDEARREAPARPSDEEQESYTFSSDRGTEPAGRGERGGRGGDRGGQGGDRGGQGGQGGGQGGGAGNRPRRRRAKPEAIAARLKPGTEGTAAEGAAPEAAGDAGEAGAESAGQE from the coding sequence ATGACGACTCCGTCCCTCGAGCAGCTGCTCGCCGCGGGCGTTCACTTCGGGCACCAGACCCGTCGTTGGAACCCCAAGATGCGCCGGTTCATTTTCGCCGAGCGCAATGGCATTCACATCATCGACCTGCAGAAGACGCTCCGCCAGATCGAACTGGCGCAGAAGCTCGTCCGCGAGGTCGTGTTGCGCGGTGAGAACGTCCTCTTCGTCTGCACCAAGCGCCAGCTCGCCGCCATCGTGAAGGCCGAGGCCGAGCGCTGCGGTGGCATGTTCGTGACTGAGCGTTGGCTCGGTGGCATGCTCACGAACTTCCAGACGGTCAAGAAGCAGGTCAAGAAGCTCAAGGACCTCGAGGCCGGCACGGAAGACGGAACGCTCGCGAACTACACGAAGAAGGAACAGCTTCTCATGTCGCGTCAGCGCGAGAAGCTCGGCAAGTACCTCTCGGGTATCAAGACGATGAACCGCCTCCCGGGGCTGCTGTTCATCATCGACTCGAAGAAGGAGCGCATTGCCGTCTCCGAAGCCAACAAGCTTGGCGTGCCCATCGTCGCCATCGTGGACACCAATGCCGATCCCGACCTGATCACGGTGCCGATCGCCGGTAACGACGACGCTATCCGCTCGGTCGAGCTCATCGCGAAGGTGATCGCTGATACCATCGACGAGGCGCGCCGTGAGGCGCCGGCTCGTCCGAGCGACGAAGAGCAGGAGAGCTACACGTTCTCGAGCGACCGTGGTACGGAGCCGGCGGGTCGCGGTGAGCGTGGTGGCCGTGGCGGAGATCGTGGTGGCCAGGGTGGAGATCGTGGTGGGCAGGGCGGACAGGGTGGCGGCCAGGGAGGTGGTGCCGGTAATCGTCCGCGCCGTCGCCGCGCCAAGCCGGAAGCCATTGCCGCACGGTTGAAGCCGGGCACCGAGGGAACGGCCGCTGAAGGCGCCGCCCCGGAAGCCGCTGGTGACGCCGGAGAAGCGGGAGCGGAGTCGGCCGGACAGGAGTAA
- the rpsI gene encoding 30S ribosomal protein S9, producing the protein MSEQIQTIGRRKRAVCRMYMTPGSGKWDVNGRTLGEYFPRPTLVSAIQQPFTLTDTLGKYDIKAVLDGGGVAGQAGAVRLAIARALVKIDESNKKKLREYGLMTRDAREVERKKPGRAGARKRFQFSKR; encoded by the coding sequence ATGTCAGAGCAGATTCAAACCATCGGTCGTCGGAAGCGTGCGGTGTGCCGCATGTACATGACGCCGGGTTCGGGCAAGTGGGACGTCAACGGCCGTACGCTGGGTGAATACTTCCCGCGTCCGACGCTCGTCTCCGCGATTCAGCAGCCGTTCACGCTGACCGACACGCTTGGCAAGTACGACATCAAGGCCGTCCTCGACGGTGGTGGCGTGGCTGGTCAGGCCGGTGCCGTGCGTCTCGCGATCGCCCGTGCCCTCGTCAAGATCGACGAGAGCAACAAGAAGAAGCTTCGCGAATACGGCCTCATGACGCGTGATGCGCGTGAAGTCGAGCGTAAGAAGCCGGGCCGCGCTGGCGCCCGTAAGCGGTTCCAGTTCTCCAAGCGCTAG
- the rplM gene encoding 50S ribosomal protein L13 — translation MKTYSATPKDIDRRWYIVDAEGMVLGRLASEVAKIIRGKHKPMYTPHMDTGDFVIVINASKVQVTGRKAEQKTYFSHTGYMGHEKHTPFASVLAKHPERVIEKAVYGMLPKTALGRQVLRRKLRVFAGAEHTHVAQTPTALSFSSAEAK, via the coding sequence ATGAAGACCTACAGCGCGACCCCGAAGGATATCGACCGTCGGTGGTACATCGTCGACGCGGAAGGAATGGTCCTGGGCCGTCTCGCGTCGGAAGTCGCGAAGATCATCCGCGGCAAGCATAAGCCCATGTACACGCCGCATATGGACACGGGTGACTTCGTCATCGTGATCAATGCGTCGAAGGTACAGGTGACCGGCCGCAAGGCCGAGCAGAAGACCTACTTCAGCCACACCGGCTACATGGGCCACGAGAAGCACACGCCCTTTGCCTCGGTGTTGGCGAAGCATCCGGAGCGCGTGATCGAGAAGGCCGTGTACGGCATGCTCCCGAAGACGGCGCTGGGCCGTCAGGTACTGCGTCGCAAGTTGCGCGTGTTCGCGGGTGCCGAGCATACACACGTCGCGCAGACGCCGACGGCGCTTTCGTTCTCCTCCGCCGAGGCTAAGTAA